GTGATAGTATGATGTTGAGAATAAATGAGTCAAATTATTACtatagataaaaataacaaaattaaacactagacttttttgaaaattgaaatctcGTTGTTGTTATGATAGAGTTGTTATTATACTATTTATAGACTTTTTTTCACGTAagtttgattatatatgtataatatggAGTCCTACTCCCACATAAGACATGCAGTTGACAcgacttttaataaaaaatcaaaaatcttATACATGTCGGACTATTATTGTCATTATGATAAAGGTATTGTTAAAACGATTTAAGCCGTTATCGATCATGatatcactattttttttatgtagggGTTTATTAGATTTGGTTATTTATGTGAGACATTGAGTCTTATTCCATATAAGACATTtgattatacttttaatttaaaatccaaATGTTTTGTGTGctgaaatattattatgattatagtGGGTTGCTGTTATAGCAATTTAAACAATCATCATAACAAATATCAACTTTAATatcacttataaaaaaattttcatacaaaaaaatttattgaattcgattatatatatatatatatatatatatatatatatatatatatatatatatatatatatatgatattgaATCTTATCACATACTATATTGACATggcttttaataaaaaaaatcttcaaataatatatttatgaaattttcattttatataaaatttaattttataagttttactCAATATAAAACTTTGAGTCAAACttagattatttttaatatgtccAATGGTTAAacaaactaaacaaaaaaaatgtgatttttcttcaaataaattcatgaaaaaagtatttctaaacatttaaaacataattacaaaCTTTCCAAATTTACCCGGTATTAAAATCTATTTGCACTGCAGAATATAAAAAGGAGTGGTTTAGTCCtgttcttaatttaaaataatacttttgaCAACTGAAATAATCATTTAACAAgtgtattataataatataaatactttaACTAATGAATTAAATGGAAGTTATCGTCCTCCTCGTTCAAAACAGTTTTTTGCGAATCACATGTCTGAATTACTGTATAAGGGTTGACgctcaatatatttattaattacagGTGTTGTTATGAACGTGACAGTACACCACATGACTCGAAAAAGTAGTGAATAGACTGATCTAAATGTACTGAAGATCTACTAGACATCTGGTACAAAATGTACATCCCATTAAAAACTTCAGTTACTTTCGAACCAAAATCCAATATTATTcatatgattatatatgattttattagaCTTGTAttcataatttgtttttctgatTTGTTTTCCTAAAACCGAAATCGGTTTCTAAAGTAATGATTGTTTTATTTAggataaattagttttatatggTTGATGGATAAtctttaacatgtttttttttttaatatttacatgtTAGAGTATATATTGggttagatatatttttatttctttaagtaaatttttttttaaaattttggttcaatttattttttaaattttataaatatgtggATTTAGTTTTTTTAGCTTATAAAAGTATTGgagttatttatattatttgagatattttttttaattttaattgataaacatatttaaaatcttaaataaatttatttaaagaaataaattcatttaattataaaaatatgaaagacTAATTAATCCAATAAGAACTCATTCCAATTTTTACCTTAAATTAAGGATAAAAACgtatttaaacaaataatatgagtaacaaaataaactttaattatatattaagaaGTGAGTTTATTATTAActtgttattaaaaaattaatctataaagcaaaatttttttaaattgacatTGTAATAAAAATCCTTTAAAATGGAGACATTTATATTTTAGGCATAAGAATAAGAAATTCAAGGTGATATAATATTGACTTCATAATAAGAAACACAGTATATATAAACTTTGACGTTATACTAAAAGATGAGTTTCAACTTAATTTATCcttaaaaagatttaatttataaaatacaaatactttaatttatatattataaattgatattatatttagGTAACGTAAAATTGAACGTATGTCCATTACAATTAAATATGGACATTTCATGTGTTTGTTGACTTTATGGATGGTTTGATAGTTAGATGAGAGTTAACAAACTTTACAAAACAGACTATAGACTATGAAagcatattataatataaagtgaatttaaatctaataaattttaactaaaataattttgtaaaataaagattatttctaattatattatgtGAGATAGAATATGTAAATGAAATCAAACTAATAACAGGTAAATTTGAGAAGTAAATATCTAGCAGATCAATTTGACACGTTCTCGTTCCTCTTTACTTCATTaagttttaagaaaagaaaaaaatcaattgaTCCTATAGTCTTGTTATCCttgaaattttatgaaaaaactggcataagaattaatttttatttatttattaaataataatatgattataattagaGGAGTGTTTTCAAGACAtctataaacatattttatatttttaattgaaataagaCGTCTATAATTATTAATGTGATTTTCAATAACTAGAactaatatgaaatattaagaagaataaattaaaatgtgaaGTGAACCCCCAATGTCAACAAAAAGAAGTGTTCCACAAAGtatcttaaaagaaaagatcTTAAAGAGTTACGCATTGAAAATACAGTTCCAAAGTAAACCTTGTGAGGAATATTTTTGTGAAAGTGCTTGTTTTGTAAAAGGTTGGAGCTGAACTTAGCAAAATGGGCCCATACTATACGCATCCTTGGAAATTATTACTTCCTGCACCCATATGTTTTCTTCCTGCATCCTATAATTGTCAGAATATCAAACTTGTTCCTGTGATAGAAGTTATATGAGTGGGAGCGTATTGAgtgttattattgttgtttgttggaggTGATTGTGGatatttgaatttcaaagtttttgaattgtataattaataaaaaattgtatttcaaaacttataatttcaaatacacatttttaatttacattttaaattatatatatggatttgaaaatattttttgaaatacatttgtaatgaatattttgaaaataccATGGATGGATCCAcgaatcaaatcaaattatagtACATTACTTTGTGTCATGATCCCAAACTGTTCAGAAACATGTCAGCTTGTGACAGTTGAAGAATAAATCTGTAGCAGGGAACAGTAGGTTGATACACTTACATTTacttaacatgatttttgtaacGAAAAGGTGAAAACTAATGTGTTAAAATGAGTGTAAAAGTATCTGaaagtaactttttttcatatgtAGCATCAAACAATTATATCTATGGGGTGCTCTTGATCATCCACAAGCAACACCTGAGACCCTTCTTCAATAATCATTGCACCAGCTTCATTTGCTCTACTAAGATGTTCGCAAGGACTTACGGCAAATCCAACATGAGCCATTTCCCCTGCATCAAGCATCACGCTCTGGAAACCAACCAACTGTTTCAGAGGGTTTCCACTTTTCTGGATTTTAGGCCTCATAAACAGCAACACAGGATGCTTCCCCACCATGCTTCCATGATTTTGAACTCTCACAGTGACCGAGAGTGACATGCTTTGGCAGGTTTGTTCTCCCAACTCCGAAACAAGTTTGTACCTTACGGTTTCTGAATTTTCAACCGTGAAATGAGTGGATGATTGGTTCAAGTGAAGCTTGTCATGTGTAACAGAAACAAACTCATAGGAATACTTCGAGTAGCTCAGTCCATAGCCAAACTCATACACTTTTGGACCTTTGTAAAATCGGTAAGTTCTCCCAGGATAGCCCGTAGAAGGATCGGCTCTCATTCTCATGTCTGTCATGGGTACTTTGATGTAATCTTTTGGGTACCAAGTAACTGGAAGTCTTCCTCCTACATAGTATTCATGACAGGCAGCAGCACACACCATTTCGGTAATAACAGAGTATAGTTAAAACACGAGTAAAGTGaatgatattttgattaaaagttTTGTAGAGTCAGAAACTAATAAAAGTTAAAGGGGACATTGAATTGATAAAATAGCAAAGAAATCACCTGGGTTGTGGTCGCCAAAGATAATCTGTGCAAGTGCAATGCCTCCAAGTTCTCCGGGATAACCAGCCCAGAGGATGCCTCCAATTTTGTGGTTATACTTGGCTGAACTGATATCTACAGGCCCTCCACACAGCAGCACCAAAATAACTGGTTTTTTAGAAGCTTCGGCAACGCTGTTGATGAGTTCAAGTTGCTTGCCCGGCAAGTCTAGATGAATGCGATCACGTTCTTCCCTCTCTTCACTTTGATCCAATCCCATAACCAGCACCACATAATCCACTTTTTTTGCAACTTCTACTGCCTGCTCGATTTTAGCCGAAGAACACTTTGGTCCACCATCACACCCAGGATGATAAACGGCGTTCTTAACGTAGTGCTGAAAGCCTTGCAATATTGTGACAAATTTACAAGGAGGACCAGCATAGTTTCCAAGAAGAGTTAGTGGAGAAGCATTGGCATTGGGTCCTATCACTGCTAAGGAAATACTGGGGCTTGTTTttggaagtggtagaagtgTGGGAGAGTTTTTTAAGAGGACAATGCCATTTCTTGCAGCTTCAAGAGCAAGATATTGGTGCTCTTTGGAACACACATGATTCGGACCAATCATACCAAATGGGAGACTTCTTGGATTTCCACCAAACAGGCCTAACCTCATTCTAATAGAAAACAGGTTGTGAAGGGCACGATCTATTTCAGACATGGATACTTTTTTCTGCAACACTGCCGATTCAGCATGATCCGTCAGATAACTTCCACATTCCACATCCATCCCTGCAAAGTTTAAAAACATATTCACTGCGATGCATCtgaaaaaattgtttgagataaaaaaatgtcTCCATTCTGGTATAAgatagtttaatattattttgagaCTTAAAACAAATCTAGTTTATGACTAACTTCTGATTGTTATTGAGATAATAATATTACTCCAACTATATCCTCATTCAGTGATATCATAATTATTAGTCTAGAAAACatgaattaaacaaatattaatttaaaagtttaaacaaTATCAATGTAATTTGACGGAAAACATAGCTCCTATAACAATGGTCAATGTAATTTTTTCAGTAAGCACCATTTCTCTTTTAAAGAATTCTTGTTGTTTTCGTGAAAATGAATTTCGtgttttttaacattttcctaaTATATCATCCCAACCATTTTTAAAATCCACAACGcactatttttttctatttaaaaaaatctcaaattagtcactttggattatattttttttcctttataaacaAACGTGTGCTCTTTCTCTCTAAATTGTAGCTAccaatacttttataatttaaaacacttttttGTTTCCAATgtgtttttaaaactttaaatgtattaattaaacatattttatttataattttaaatattttttaaaattgtatttcataaatttcacttaaattttaaaatacacatGCATAAGTTTGCCACCATAAATATTGGATAATGAtagacaacaatttttttttacaatattttaacatcatttatatGTCATTATATGATTGATCCAAAATCACttcacaattaataataataaatataaacattaacATAAACCAATCATAAAATGACAGATAGatagtattaaaatattgtcagTATCTTGTACGAACAAGTTGCGTGGAAAGTAAAAAGAAAGTCTTCTTGTGGGGCTCACATGTCGGAAAATAATTAACACTAATTTGTATTATTGATATGCATGTTAATGGTATTATTGATAGAAGAAGGGAAAATACAAAAATGGGAACCTTAGAAACCTAAAATGTTAAACGATTACTTAAAATATACAGAAAGGTAACATAGGAAATACTAATAAACATATTATGGTACCGAGTATAACTGGGCCAAGGCATCGATTTTGGCATTAATATGGTTGAGAATGAATAGCATCGTAAAGCCATGTTACTGTAAACCGACAGAAGAAAGGTGATAAAGGCCTCTATGTATACATGCGATTTAGGTAATCACCCTTTAAGCTACTTTGTGGTTTTAATTAGCGACCAAGATTTAACAGTGCCATTAGCGACGAAGAGAGAGACATACCAGCACGAAGAACATCAGCTACAGCTTCCT
This Vigna angularis cultivar LongXiaoDou No.4 chromosome 4, ASM1680809v1, whole genome shotgun sequence DNA region includes the following protein-coding sequences:
- the LOC108330035 gene encoding probable beta-D-xylosidase 7: MGIRFTFAAIIFLTLHTAHSSNPPFACDWSNPASKSYPFCNPKLPIPQRTKDLLSRLTLQEKLSQLVNTAPSIPRLGIPAYQWWSEALHGVGNVGPGIHFNASISSATSFPQVILSAATFDSLLWYRIGRAIGIEARAIYNAAQAQGLTFWAPNINIFRDPRWGRGQETPGEDPLLTSRYAVSYVRGLQGDSFHGRKLRGHLQASACCKHFTAYDLDNWKGVDRFLFDARVSLQDLADTYQPPFQSCVQQGGASGIMCAYNRVNGVPSCADFNLLTKTVRKKWHFRGYITSDCGAVGIIHDQQGFTKSAEEAVADVLRAGMDVECGSYLTDHAESAVLQKKVSMSEIDRALHNLFSIRMRLGLFGGNPRSLPFGMIGPNHVCSKEHQYLALEAARNGIVLLKNSPTLLPLPKTSPSISLAVIGPNANASPLTLLGNYAGPPCKFVTILQGFQHYVKNAVYHPGCDGGPKCSSAKIEQAVEVAKKVDYVVLVMGLDQSEEREERDRIHLDLPGKQLELINSVAEASKKPVILVLLCGGPVDISSAKYNHKIGGILWAGYPGELGGIALAQIIFGDHNPGGRLPVTWYPKDYIKVPMTDMRMRADPSTGYPGRTYRFYKGPKVYEFGYGLSYSKYSYEFVSVTHDKLHLNQSSTHFTVENSETVRYKLVSELGEQTCQSMSLSVTVRVQNHGSMVGKHPVLLFMRPKIQKSGNPLKQLVGFQSVMLDAGEMAHVGFAVSPCEHLSRANEAGAMIIEEGSQVLLVDDQEHPIDIIV